TCACCCCAATCAATAATGCCCGAAAGCTTGCCGGCATCATCGACCAACATGTTTTTAAAATGGAGATCCCCGTGGATTAGAACATGTTGATGCCTGGCCCGATCCAGGTGGATGCCCCGCAAATAGTCTGCAATTTCGTTCAACTCTGCCTGCGTAATATAGTGGGTAAGATTGGAGAGGAGATTCAGCATTTTGTCTTTCCGGCCGGCCAGATCGGTCAGATTACGCTGGTCAGACAATACACCCGCTTGCTGTGCTATTTCTACGGGAAATGCATGCAGGTTCTTCAGGAAGCGGCCGAGCGTTGCCGCCGACTGCATCCGCGCTTCATCTGATATTCCAATCGGAAATTTCCCTGGAAGATAGGTATACCCCAGAAAAGGTGCAGGATATTCTTCGCTTTCTTTTCCGAAGAAAAGGGGTTTCGCATAAGGTACTGTTATGTAGTTTGCAAGCTTAGGCAGGATTTTTGCTTCGGTATTTAGTAAATTTATGGCAATGTTTCTTCGGGGGAAGCGAAACACATACTCATCGCCAACGCGATAAACGGTGTTGTCCCATCCGCTGCCAATCTCCTGGATCTTGAGGGTGGACAATTGGGGGAATTGACGGTTAAGTAATAATCGGACTAACGGCTCGGTTACTTCCCATTCGGCATCCCATAGATTTCGGCCCATGATGACCTTCACCTCCATAATGAATTTCTCGTATGATGAATCGGATGTTATCAAGTCTAACGGAAATGCTCCGTAAAGGGCAATTGAAAGGATAACTATAATTGAAATTCACCTGCGAAAATGTGCATCTGAATCATAGTGATTCCTTTCACAATAACAATATTGTATAGTAGAAGAGAGATAAAAGTCACTTGGGGACATCTATAAGACAATAATTTGACGAAATGAAGGGATAAGAGTGCCATATTTACGCTTTAAAGGATTTACCGAAGTTTTTCTTGAAGAAATCACACCACAGGTCGTTGCCGAATTTGCCGGTATTGTTCAAATACCGCAGGAAATTGTGAAGATCGAACTGCTTCCTTATCAGATCATAACCAATACGCCGTTATCCGTGGAAATCCTCATGTTCCAGAGAACTCAGGAGATTCATGATGCTGTCGCAGCCCGCATTCACGACATCTTGTCGGAACACGGGTACCGGAACGTACATATTTTCTTCGTGATTCTTAAGCGGAATCTTTATTATAAAGAAGGCAGGCCATTAGAATAAAATAAGACGTTGCAGGCGAGACAAGGATGCAGATGATGCATTCTTGTTTTTTTATATGAGGTAAAACATTGTCATAAGCCTAGAACCATTCTAGAAGGAATTCTCCATCCGTTTCATAAACGTACGAGCTGCTGCACTTAAATATTTGTCATTGCGATAGTACATCTCCAAATCCCTGGAAGGAGGGTGTTTGAGTGCAACTGCCTTTAAACTGAGGGACTGAAAGCTGTCAATCAGTTGACTTGGTTGAATGGTCGCACCGATTCCTTCTCTCACAAGCTGAAATAGAGAGGTTACCGAACCGGTCTCGATCAGGATCTTGAGTTCAATCGCTTGCTCTTTGCACCATGCGTTGATCAGTTCGCGTCCATAAAACCCATTCGGATACATCACAAATGGAATACGTTCCAGTTCTTGAGGCTCTATTAGCTCACGGCTGGCTAAACAATGTTGTTCATGAACATAGAGACTATAGGTTTCTGTGTAAAAAGGTATGCGGTTTAACCGGCTGTCAGGCTCGATGGCAAGACCCACCCCGATATCGACCTCATTGTTTAGCACTTGGTTCACGATATCAATGGAAGGAATGATCTGCACTTGGGTATTCGGAAACTCCTTGTGAAACTCAACAAGCAATGAAGTCAGCCGATAATCCAAATCGGAGGGAAGCACGGCTACCCGTAAATGGCCTGTGTTTAAATGGGTCAAGTCCGCAATTGCTCTCTTTGCATTTTCCATTTGCTGAATCATCTGTCGGGCATAGTGTTCCAGGATGGCTCCAGCTTCCGTCTGAACGTTTTTTTTACCCATGCGATCAAATAACGGGACCCCGACTTCATCCTCCAATACCCGTATTTGTTGACTTAAGGTGGGCTGGGAAATACCCAGTTTATGTGCCGCTTCGGAAAAATGAAGTTCCTTGCACAGCATCAAAAAATAGTGCAGCTGCCTAATCTCCATTCGATTCACTCCGTATTATATAGTTATAAACTATTGTTTATATAGAAAATATAGTATTGATCTATTATTATTGAAAAACTACAATGAGGTCAAGTTAACCGCAGTTACTACAAGCAAGACAGTAATGAAGAAGGGGTGTTCCATATGAATATATTGAAAGTTGAAGTACAGACGAAACAGCTGGCTATGATCAAGAAATTCTATGTAGATCTTTTGGAATTTGAAGTCAAGAAGGACGCGGATGAACGATTGGAGCTCCAAGCCGGTCGCTCAACCGTCGAATTTGTTCAGGATCATGACTCCCGCGCCTTTTATCATATTGCCTTCTCCATCGCCGTTGACCAATTATCCGAAGCCATGAAGTGGTTGGAGAATAACGGGATCGAGCTGATTACTCAAGATGGCAATCAACCATTTGAATTTAAGGATTGGCCGGCATCGGCTTGTTATTTTTATGATCCTGACGGCAATTTGATTGAATTCATTGCTCATCATGCGACGGTTCACGAGCAAGCAGATTCTTTCAATGCGAAGCATATTATAGCGATTAGCGAAATCGGTCTTCCGGTGGTTGATGTCCGTGAAGAAATCCGTCGACTGCATGAAGTCTTCGGTTTATCGCTATGGAGAGGTGATGGCAAACAATTTGCAGCGATGGGTGATGAGAACGGGTTGTTGATAGTCATTGATAAACATCGGCCTTGGTTCCCTGTACACATTAAGCCCGGCATGTTTCCGACAGTGGTGTCAATTCAGGGACTAGCCCCTGAAGAACAGCATCTTGTCGTGAATGATGGACTTTATATCATATCTTCACTATCGTTATGATAAAGTGAAAGGGAGCACCAAGATTTATAAGAAGGTTGATAGGAGGACCCATGGACCGTTTACAAAACATGTTGAAGGATTATTATGGCTTGGAGCATACCGAAATTTCACCACAACAGGGTGGATGGGCTGCTCTGGCATTCAGGGTACGGGATGTCAAACATACCTATTTCCTGAAAGTATATGAGAAAAGCCGTGCATCCACCCCGAAGTGGACTGCGCTGATTGATGATTACGTGCCGATATTGCTGTGGCTTGAAGAGCATAGCCGTTTGAAGGGCAAGATTCCAGCCCCCATTCTCACGACGGACGGCAGTTGTCAATGCGAGGATGACGAAGGGATCTATCTGCTGTATGAATATATCGTTGGGGACACGATTGCCGATCAAGAACTGACAGAGGATCAGGTACGGCAGCTAGCGGAGATGATCGCAGAGCTCCATCGCTATGGGGAAGAGGTTCCGCTTGTGACAAGTGCCATGACGGAAAACTACACGGTGCCGTTTCTTGGGCAGCTAAAGAGCACGCTGGACGGGGAGTTGCCGTATGACCTCGGGGAAGTGCTGCTGCTTTATATCGATAGATTGAAGGAAATCATGCTTAAAGTTGAAGAGTTGTCCGAAGCGCTGAAGAATCGTGATCTGCGAATGGCATTATGCCATACCGACGTACATGGATGGAATCTGATGTCTACGGGGCAGCAACTGAAGCTGATCGATTGGGAAGGACTGAAGTTGGCACCGGTTGAGGCGGATATGATGTCTTTTGTGGATGAGCCCTATTTTGAACTATTTATGAGGGTTTATAAAGAAACGCACAGTCATTATGAAATAAACGCTGAGGCGTTGCAGTTTTATCAAGGCAGACGCAAATTGGAGGATGTCTGGGAGTTCATGGAGCAGCTGCTTTACGATGTCCAGCATGACAAAGAGCGTGCGTTAACGCTCCAGAGTCTGAGAAAAGAGCTGGAAGAGATCGCTTCTTCCCATCGGGACTGATCCTTATACATAAAAAAAGCCAGCCAGTGGAGTGAAGCACGCTTCAATCCTACCAGGAGGCTTTTTTTGCTTGTCTATTTCGGTGTTTCACATCACATACTTTGCAAGTACCCAACAGAGAAGAGCCATAAACCAGGAGACAAAACCGAAGATCATCACGATTTTGTTCTCGCTCCAGCCGTACTTGAGACTGAAGTGGAAATGGATCGGGGTCATTCGGAACAGACGCAGCTTGGTCCGTTTGTAGTACCATACCTGCAGGATAACCGAGAGCTGCTCGGCCAAATAGATCATGAACAGCAACGGAATCAGAATTTCGACCTTCTCGATCACCGCTAAGAATGAAAGGGAACCGCCAATGGCAAGGGATCCCGTATCGCCCATAAAAGCCCGGGCCGGATAAATGTTGTAGAG
Above is a window of Paenibacillus sp. FSL K6-1330 DNA encoding:
- a CDS encoding LysR substrate-binding domain-containing protein yields the protein MEIRQLHYFLMLCKELHFSEAAHKLGISQPTLSQQIRVLEDEVGVPLFDRMGKKNVQTEAGAILEHYARQMIQQMENAKRAIADLTHLNTGHLRVAVLPSDLDYRLTSLLVEFHKEFPNTQVQIIPSIDIVNQVLNNEVDIGVGLAIEPDSRLNRIPFYTETYSLYVHEQHCLASRELIEPQELERIPFVMYPNGFYGRELINAWCKEQAIELKILIETGSVTSLFQLVREGIGATIQPSQLIDSFQSLSLKAVALKHPPSRDLEMYYRNDKYLSAAARTFMKRMENSF
- a CDS encoding DUF1904 family protein, coding for MPYLRFKGFTEVFLEEITPQVVAEFAGIVQIPQEIVKIELLPYQIITNTPLSVEILMFQRTQEIHDAVAARIHDILSEHGYRNVHIFFVILKRNLYYKEGRPLE
- a CDS encoding aminoglycoside phosphotransferase family protein; the encoded protein is MGRNLWDAEWEVTEPLVRLLLNRQFPQLSTLKIQEIGSGWDNTVYRVGDEYVFRFPRRNIAINLLNTEAKILPKLANYITVPYAKPLFFGKESEEYPAPFLGYTYLPGKFPIGISDEARMQSAATLGRFLKNLHAFPVEIAQQAGVLSDQRNLTDLAGRKDKMLNLLSNLTHYITQAELNEIADYLRGIHLDRARHQHVLIHGDLHFKNMLVDDAGKLSGIIDWGDINIGHPACDLSIVYSFLPPASREAFYDIYGEVDEETKILARMIAVYIPMLIFIQAIDEKDEAIALEAKSIIQRAIAM
- a CDS encoding VOC family protein is translated as MNILKVEVQTKQLAMIKKFYVDLLEFEVKKDADERLELQAGRSTVEFVQDHDSRAFYHIAFSIAVDQLSEAMKWLENNGIELITQDGNQPFEFKDWPASACYFYDPDGNLIEFIAHHATVHEQADSFNAKHIIAISEIGLPVVDVREEIRRLHEVFGLSLWRGDGKQFAAMGDENGLLIVIDKHRPWFPVHIKPGMFPTVVSIQGLAPEEQHLVVNDGLYIISSLSL
- a CDS encoding phosphotransferase is translated as MDRLQNMLKDYYGLEHTEISPQQGGWAALAFRVRDVKHTYFLKVYEKSRASTPKWTALIDDYVPILLWLEEHSRLKGKIPAPILTTDGSCQCEDDEGIYLLYEYIVGDTIADQELTEDQVRQLAEMIAELHRYGEEVPLVTSAMTENYTVPFLGQLKSTLDGELPYDLGEVLLLYIDRLKEIMLKVEELSEALKNRDLRMALCHTDVHGWNLMSTGQQLKLIDWEGLKLAPVEADMMSFVDEPYFELFMRVYKETHSHYEINAEALQFYQGRRKLEDVWEFMEQLLYDVQHDKERALTLQSLRKELEEIASSHRD